One region of Chitinophagales bacterium genomic DNA includes:
- a CDS encoding HAMP domain-containing sensor histidine kinase, with protein sequence MNLYRQQSTWRLMLIIGALLIVSASLWYTNHLAKDIARSEQKKVELWANANKNLYQADDNTDLNFLFDVIKNNQSVPVILTNEENEILAWRNLDSVKVKNNDTYLAERLREMKKNKAPLQIEYYEGSYIYIYYEDSILLKQLRYYPFVQLGIIGLFLFVAYLSFSTVKSAEQNQVWVGMAKETAHQLGTPISSLVAWVEYLKDHLPEDTSKEEIITELGKDVDRLELIADRFSKIGSKPKLEEIQLVQPLEKTFHYIKRRSSDRVHFKMDVPENLKVQINAPLFEWVLENLLKNALDAMDGSGSIEMIAFEENNKTIVEIKDSGKGIASSKFKTVFQPGYSTKKRGWGLGLTLTKRIIEQYHGGKIFVKNSEIDKGTTFRIELPKKKKTNKIRIS encoded by the coding sequence ATGAATTTATACAGGCAACAATCTACCTGGCGGCTAATGCTGATTATTGGGGCACTATTAATAGTATCAGCTTCGCTATGGTACACCAATCACCTGGCCAAAGATATTGCGCGCAGCGAGCAGAAAAAAGTAGAGCTATGGGCCAATGCCAATAAAAACCTCTACCAGGCTGATGACAATACAGATTTAAATTTTCTATTTGATGTCATTAAAAACAACCAAAGCGTACCCGTTATTCTCACCAATGAAGAAAATGAAATATTGGCCTGGCGTAATCTGGATTCTGTCAAAGTAAAAAACAACGACACCTACCTGGCCGAGCGACTGCGGGAAATGAAAAAGAACAAAGCACCACTTCAAATTGAATATTACGAAGGCAGCTACATATATATTTATTACGAAGATTCGATATTACTGAAGCAATTGCGCTATTATCCCTTCGTTCAACTGGGTATTATCGGGCTCTTTCTCTTTGTCGCCTACCTGAGTTTTTCAACCGTAAAATCTGCCGAACAAAACCAGGTATGGGTGGGAATGGCCAAAGAAACTGCACATCAATTGGGCACCCCCATTTCCTCATTGGTAGCCTGGGTGGAATACCTGAAAGATCATTTACCTGAAGATACAAGCAAAGAGGAAATCATCACGGAACTGGGCAAAGATGTAGATCGCCTGGAACTGATAGCCGACCGTTTTTCTAAAATCGGCTCCAAACCGAAGCTCGAAGAAATCCAATTGGTTCAGCCTTTAGAAAAGACTTTCCATTATATCAAGCGCAGATCATCCGACCGGGTGCATTTTAAAATGGATGTGCCCGAAAATCTTAAAGTGCAGATCAATGCGCCTCTGTTTGAATGGGTTTTGGAAAATTTATTGAAAAATGCACTGGATGCCATGGATGGAAGCGGAAGCATTGAAATGATTGCCTTTGAAGAAAACAATAAAACAATTGTAGAAATTAAAGACAGTGGAAAAGGCATTGCTTCTTCAAAATTCAAAACCGTATTTCAGCCGGGCTACAGCACTAAAAAACGCGGCTGGGGACTGGGGCTAACCCTTACCAAAAGAATTATTGAACAATATCATGGTGGCAAAATATTCGTAAAAAATTCAGAAATTGATAAGGGCACAACTTTTAGAATTGAATTGCCTAAAAAGAAAAAAACCAATAAAATCAGAATCTCCTAA
- a CDS encoding SDR family oxidoreductase, with protein sequence MDLKGKKILITGGSLGIGKATAKLLVEKGAQVAITGRTGIRLSEAAKETGAFPIVADVSEEADVKRSFDLFLDEFGKIDVLINNAGIGIRKNVDELKPDHFQKIFDVNVVGASMMAAVAAKHFKQQKSGSLINIGSTAGLKGYPGGSVYVASKFALRGLTECWRAELRPFNVRVMLINPSEVTTAFGNPERKERAEIKNKLRPLEIAHAIVSGLEMDERGFVPELSVWATNPFD encoded by the coding sequence ATGGATTTAAAAGGAAAGAAAATACTTATTACAGGAGGAAGTCTCGGAATTGGGAAAGCCACAGCTAAATTGCTGGTAGAAAAAGGTGCACAGGTAGCCATAACAGGAAGAACCGGTATCCGGCTTTCTGAAGCTGCCAAAGAAACAGGAGCCTTCCCGATAGTAGCAGATGTATCTGAAGAAGCCGATGTTAAACGCAGCTTTGATTTATTTTTAGATGAATTTGGGAAAATAGATGTGCTAATCAACAATGCGGGAATTGGCATTCGCAAAAATGTGGATGAACTGAAACCTGATCATTTCCAAAAAATCTTTGATGTAAACGTTGTCGGTGCATCAATGATGGCTGCAGTAGCCGCCAAACATTTCAAACAACAAAAAAGCGGCAGCCTGATCAATATTGGCTCTACAGCCGGACTAAAAGGATATCCTGGCGGCAGTGTATATGTGGCTTCTAAATTTGCCCTGCGCGGGCTCACAGAATGCTGGCGTGCTGAATTAAGACCTTTTAATGTGCGGGTGATGCTGATCAACCCAAGTGAGGTAACTACTGCTTTTGGCAATCCCGAACGCAAAGAAAGAGCTGAGATCAAAAACAAATTGCGTCCCCTGGAAATTGCCCATGCCATTGTTTCGGGACTGGAAATGGACGAGCGGGGCTTTGTTCCAGAATTGTCAGTCTGGGCTACCAATCCTTTTGATTAA